The nucleotide sequence gatactatgaacttgaggttgtttctttggaaagtgtaccgtatgctcattaccattaacatgaaaagtgacattgcttttgttgcaatcaataacagcccctgcagtatttaaaaagggtctaccaaggatgatcgacatactgtcttcctcaggaatatcaagaataacaaagtccattaagatagtaacatttgcaaccacaacatgcacatcctcgcaaataccaaTTGGTATAgtggttgatttatcagccatttgcaaagagatttcagtaagtgtcaacttattcaaatcaagtctacgatataaagataaaggcataacactaacaccggctcctagatcacataaagcagtttgaacatagtttcttttaatggagcatggtatagttggtacccctggatctcctagtttctttgatattccacccttaaaagtgtaattagcaagcatggtggaaatttcatcttccggtatctttcttttattagtgaaaatatctttcatatacttagcataaggaggcattttaagcatatcagtaaaacgcatatgcaaaaaagataggtctaatcatttcagcaaagcgctcaaaatccttacCATCCTTTTTCCTTGATGGCTTAGAGGAAaagtcatgggtttctgaacccatggttctctttctttaccgtgcttcctagcaacacaGTCTCTCTTGTCatatcgttgattctttgattgtgggttatcaatatcaacagcaggttcaatctctacatcattatcattactaggttgagcatcaacatgcacatcatcattaaaattatcactaggttcatgttcatcaccagattgtgtctcagcatcagaaatagaaatatcattgggattctcaggtgtgtcaataacaggttcactagaagcatgcaacgtCCTATCggtgttctttttatttttattactaggactaggtgcatcagtattaattctgtgagaatctttctcaattctcttaggatggccctcaggatactaaggttcttgagtcattttaccacctctagaaATAACCCTAATAGCATTATCTCcgttcttattatttaactcattgagcaaatcatattgtgccttaagtacttgttctacttgagttgtaaccatggaagcatgtttactaataagcttaagatcatttttaactctagacatataatcactcaagtgttcaaccatataagcattacatttcaattgtctactaacataagcattgaaattttcttgtttaacaataaaattatcaaactcatccaagcactgactagcagacttattatgaggagtatcaccttcatcaaatctatagagagaatttacctctacaacctgtgtcgggttatcaagaccatgtatttcttcaataggcagtaaattcttaacatcttcatctttaatacctttttctttcatagatttctttgcttcttgcatatcttcaggactgacaaatagaatacctcttttctttggagttggcttaggagttggttcaggaagtgtccaatcattatcagtactcaatatattattcagtaACAATTCAACTTGCTCTACAGtttgttccctaaaaacacaaccaatacaactatctaggtggtctctggaagcatcggttagtccattaaaaaagatatcaagtatttcatttttcttgagaggatgatcaggcaaagctttaagtaattggagaagcctcccccaagcttgtgggagatcctcttcttcaatttgcacaaagttaaatatttcttgtaaggcagcttgtttcttatgagcaggaaaatgttTTGccgagaagtagtaaatcatatcctggggactacgcacacaaccaggagcaagagaattaaaccatatcttagcatcaccctttaatgagaaaggaaacaacttaagaatatagcaATAGCGAATTTTTCCATCATGAGCAaataaggtggctatatcattcagttatgaagatgtgccacaacagtttcagattcataaccatggaaaggatcagattcaaccaaagtaattaactcaggatcgacagagattcataatccttatcagtaacacggataggtgaagtagaaaacttagggtcatattgcattctagcattcaaagacttttctttcagcttagctaacagtttcttaagatcatctccattgcaagcaagaaagtctctagcagtttcttcatccacaatataaccctcaggtacaacaggcaattcatatgtagggggagaatcataatcttcggtttcaataatatcattagtttcagtaatttcattctctctaaccctagcaagttgttcatcaagaaattcacctactggcacagtattatcaagaaaagaagtagtatcatcataagcatcatgcatagcagaagtggcatcatcaataatatgcgacatatcagaatcaatagcaggtgtaggtgtcataagtttactcaaaacagaaggtgaatcaactgGAGAGCAAGATGgaagtttcttacctcccctcgtagttgggggaaaaatcttggttctttgatctttcaaatttctcatagtgatcaatagatataaatcccaagtgactcagagaagaGAGCTATGCTCCctaacaacggcgccagaaaaaggtcttgataacccacaagtataggggatcgcaacagttttcgagggtagagtattcaacccaaatttattgattcgacaaaaggggagccaaagaatattctcaaatattagcagctgagttttcaattcaaccacacctggaagacttaatatctgcaacaaagtagtatggaagtaacggtaacgtggcaaaagtaacagtagcagttttgtagcaatcgtaacagtggcaacggaaaagtaagtaagcaaagatcaatatgtgaaaagctcgtaggaaatggatcaatgatggataattatgtgggatgacattcatcatgcaacagttataacatagggtgacacaaaactagctcaaattcatcaataatgtaggcatgtattccgaatatagtcatacgtgcttatggaaaagaatttgaatgacatcttttgtcctaccctctcgtggcagtgggtcctactggaaactaagggatattaaggtctccttttaatagagtaccagaccaaagcattagcacttagtgaatacatgaactcctcaaactacggtcatcaccgggaagtgtcccgactattgtcactccggggttgtcggatcataacacgtagtaggtgactataacttgcaagataggatcaagaactcacatatattcatgaaaacataataggttcagatcagaaatcatggcacttgggctctagtggcaagcattaagcatagcaaagtcatagcaacatcaaccttagaacatagtagatactagagatcaaaccctaacaaaactaactcgattacatggtaaatctcatccaacccatcatcgtccagcaagcctacgatgaaattactcacgcacgattgtgagcatcatgaaattggtgatggaggatggttgatgatgacaatggtgatgatttcccctctccgAAACCCAAAACGGATTCCAGTTCTGCTCTCCCggagaagaacaggaggcggcggtggctccgtatcgtcaaacgcaatgaatccttctctttaaTTTTTTTCCGGAACATGAATATACGGAGTTGGAGTTGTGGTCGGCGGAGGTCTGTGGGACCCACAAGACCagagggtgcgccctccacccttgtggacagggtgtgggtcccctctggttgattctttcgctaatattatttatttatttcaaaaataatctccgtgaagtttcagttcattccgagaaattttatttctgcacaaacaccatggcaattctgctgaaaacaacgtcagtccgggttagttccattcaaatcatgcaaattagagtccaaaacaagggaaaaagagtttgaaaaaattgatacgttggagacgtaccaggggTTCAACCATCTCCTTAATGAACTCACATAAACCAATGGCATGAGATCATATTTAACAACAATCATTAGTATCACTAACCACATTGCCATCACATCAAAATACAATTTAGAGATAAATGCACTTTATCTCCCTCTTTTTGCGGTATTGATGACAATAGGgttagagcatggaagagagtatAAATGATGAATGAAGCCATGCAACTCTACAGATATAAGGACCCCTCCCCCATGATGTTTGCATATGCCATGCAATGCCTTTATCCTCTAACGATGAATGAAGCCATGAAACTCTACCGCTGGTGTGCGTGGATTTTTCATCCTATTGTCCATTGCTAGTACCTGCGTCCTCGTCAATGGCGTCCCTGACCCTCCAATTTGGCACTACAGAGGGCTTCGTGAGGGTGACCTATTGGCATTCATATTCTTCGTGTTCATCATTAACATCCTGAACTCGCTCCTTTAACGGTCCATTTCCTTGGGGATCCTCCAGTGGCTCACCCCTCGCCACATGGCCTCTAGTGTCTCTCTCTACGCTGATAACATGGCGATATTTTGCCACCCGAACCCTCAAAACTTGAGTGCCATTCATCAGCTTTTCCAGATCTTTGGGATTGCCTCGGGTCTAGCGACGAACCTATCCAAGAGTTCGACCACCCCCATCCGTTGCTGCCTCAATGACATTGACGCCATCCGTGATCTGGTGCCATGCCCGAGCACCGAGTTCCCCATCAAGACCTCATCCTCCTGTCTTGATGCGTAAGCCGCCCTCGACCGCTCGACAACCGCCGCTAGACTAACTCAAGAAGGAGCTCCCCACTTGGAAGGCAAGCCTCTTGAAAAAGATTAGGCATCTACTACTTTTTTGACATGTGTTTAGTGTCATCCTAGTGCACACCTTGATGGCCATCTCCATGGATGCGACTACCCTCAAGCTTGCTTATCATATCTACTGCGGCTTCCTCTGGTTCGGGTGCAAGGATACCAACGTAGGTTACTGCTTCATGAATTAGCAATGTGTGTACCAGCCGCTCCATATCAGAGGGCTCGACATCCATGACTTCCGTCGTATGGGCATCACACTCCATGCCCAGTGGTTTTGGCTCTATAAGACCGACGCATCCCGCCCATGGCGCCATCTTCCACGTGTGAACCTCCTGGCATGTTGGTAACGGGGAATCATGCCTTTTTAGAGGATCGCGGGCTGTCTGGCTAATCGGTCAATAAGATTGCCCCGCTCTCCTCGAGCTGGTGTTTGTCGCCGGAGATGCCACATCGTCGTTGAGGGGCTTCATCAGCGAGCTTGGACTCGCGACATCCATTACGCTCCTGGACTTGTTGCACCTGTCAAACACATGGAGCTTTGGCATCGGTTGCATCAACTTAAGCTCACGACAAAGTCGAATCACCCTTCTTGGAATATTTGTGGCAGCGCTGCCTACACGACACGCTCCTGCTACTATGCATTGTTCTTTGGGGCCACTAGCCATTACTCATGGTAGCTAAATTGTCGCACTTGGGATGTCCTGTGATCGAAGTTCTTCATCTCGTTGGCACTACAAGATCGTTGATTTATGGTTGACTGCTTACTTTTTCGTGGCCTCCCGCACGCTCCACGCCGCGTTCTGTGCAACTAGAACCCTGTGACGATGAACCACCTACTCGTGGACTACCCCTTCACCTGTTAGGTGTGGCCCACGTGCTTGCCTGGTGCAGATCGATCTCTCACCGCCCGACGTAACTGTTGGTTTTCTGGATTGGTGGGCAATGTCTTACAACGTTTCCCCGTCCGGACATCGTAAGGTCCTCCCCACCATGATCATACTCTCTGCATGGTGAATTTCGATGCTCGCAATGCATGTGTCTTCACCTTTGAGTTATCGTCTGGCCTTCCTGTGACTCAAACTATTCGATCCGCGTCTTCACCTGTTGTCGTCTGCCCCTCGTGTGTCTGCCCCTCGTGTGACGCAGACTACACGTGGCAAGACTAGTTAGTGGGCGCTGACCGAGGCAACGTCCTGGACTACAATCTTCTTAATCTTCTCCTATCAATAAAAAGATGCACACATCTGTTGTGTATTCGTGGAAAAAGATCGCACGGGGAGAATAATTATAAGTATACATATTCCTGTTCCAATGGTACCGATACCATGCACATCTCCCAAACAAGACAAAGGTATAAAAAAGCAATGTAAACAAAAAACCCAATTTCCAAATCAATCGCATATACACAGCTTAGTTCAAATCCGTATACACCAAGAGTACTCTCTGCGTCCCTCCTCGAACACACCGGGGCTCCCGCGTCTCATCGCCGCCGTCCGTGACTCCTTGTGCACTACTGATATCTTCCATCCAACGGCTATGAGTATCTCCTGCCGATAGATTCCGGCCGGCGGCTCGCCCGAGCTACCCCGATCGATTTCATCCCAGCGCCAAACCACACGTACAGCCACGGAGCCGGATTCTCAGAACGGCTTGCCCCAGTACATGAGGATGTCCTGGAGGAGCGGGTCGCCGGCGGGGAGCCCGGCCGCCGGGTCGAGCATCAAGCCGGCCGGGTTGACGCCCGGGGTGGCTGTGGCGAACGTGCGCTCCCACTCGGAGATCTTGGGCTGGCTCTGCACCTCCGGCCGCTCGCACGACGCCGTCAGCACGTGTTCCGAGCAGCTCGAGTCCGCGTGCGCCCGCGGCATCGAGTCCGACGGCCTCACCTCGTAGTACGCCGCCAGGTCCGAGAACGGCTGCGGCGCGTATGGCCGCAGCAGGGCCAGTTTCTGCTCCGGCGGCGAGCCGACGGCCGCGTGCCCGGGGCTCGCGCTCGCGGTCCGGTCACCGGCGCTCGGCCTCTCCGAGGCGCCTTTCTTGTTGTAGATCCGGCAAAGCACCCAGTCATCCAACTGCAACGACCACAAAAAGATCGATCGACGTACATGATCAGAACAGAAATCATACCTCTAATATTAACATTCCAACATGAATCCATCATCATAAACTGATTAGTCACGAACGAATTTTAATCCATATGATCGGAAGGTGCTATTTGATTGGATATTTTCGTATCGATTATAAAACGAGTCGCTATCGCGGCGCACAAAGCGCGAGAGATAATTGGCGGGCGGAAGAGATGACGCACGCCGGCATCTCCACCGTTCACACCCGCGAGAAAGCGAGCTGCCCGTGACAAGGATCATAAACAATTAATTAAGCCCCACTTATCTTCCACGTACGATCGATACGTGACGATAACCAACTCCTTATCTAATCGTTCGACATGATGCCAAAGAGGACAAAGTTAGAGGGACTGATTGAAGATGATTCTCTGCACAGTTCGAGCCACCTACTGTTAGCAGGTCAGAGGGCAGGGGGGAGCATAGTGCGTACCCTGAGGCTGTTCTtcttgcgggcggagcggtcgacgtcggcgaggcggtactcgtgcatgatccagttggtcTTGTCGCCCTTGGGCGCCTTCCCGGCGTAGAAGACGAGCGCCTTCTTGATGGCCAGGGGCTTGGGCGTGCCCACCGGCTTGTCGGCGCCGGTGGCCTTCCAGTAGCCCGTGCCGGCCGACCGGTTCGGCCGCGACCCGTTCGGGTACTTGCGGTCGCGCGGGGAGAAGAAGTACCACTCCTTCTCGCCGTAGAGCGCCATTCCTGCACGCACACGCAGATGCAAAAACGATTAGTAAATCATACTGCCACGCGAgcgttcatgcatgcatgcatgctgcgcCGGGGCATGGAAGACGTACTCGGGAGCTGCCATGGGTCGAACTTGTAGAGGTCGACCTCGGCGATGATGGGCACGGAGATGGGCAGGCCGGCGCACCGCCGGCAGAGGTAGTGCATCACCAGCTCCTCGTCCGTCGGATGGAATCTGAACCCCGGCGGCAGCTGCAGATCCTGCTGCCCCTGCGTCGCCGCcgatcctccgccgccgccgccgctcatctCCTCGATCCTTCTTCTCGCTCGATTGTAGAGCTAAGCTAGCTACTCGAATCCGACAGCTCCAAACTGCTGCGATAAACCAGATATCGATAAGCAGAAACAGCTAGACCGGACGATCGAAGGGCTTCTTCTTGTCCTGGAAGGGGCGGGGAGAGCATGAAACCATGCGCAGTGCGGCACGCGCGGCATATATAGAGCGAGCGCGCGCGGGCGCGCCGAGGGGATGCCGCTCGTGGCGAGACGTGGAGGGCATCCGACGGTCGGGGCGCGGCTTTTGTCACTGCTTACGCCAGGGCGCTTGGACGCGCACGCGCGCGCGCGGCCGGGGCGCGGCCAGGAGCGGCGAGGCGGCAGTGTGGGGCCCGTTCCCGGTGCAACGGCGGCTCGATCGCGTGGACAGGTGTTCCGTTTCGGGTTAGTTTGCGAGCCCCACGACGGAACATGCGCCCGTTGCCGGCGCGACACGTGGTGGAGGGGCTGCCAAAGCGGAAAGGTACGTACTCCCGCCGGGGACGGGCGGGGGCGGACCAAGCTCAGAATGTACGGATCCCCATGGGTGTCAGTTGGAGCGTAGGACTAGATtagggtttttctttatttattttttgggaCTCTAATGTAACTGCAGTGTTGTTGTATACGGTTGTATAGGTCGTGTGTGGTCGTCTCTTCGGGGCCCCAAGGGCTGAGGCGCGTACATGCTCTGTGCTCGTCCACGATTTAATGCCCACTCCATGGAGCAAAGAGTGCGTGACTCACGTTAGAATGCCTGCCGCGAACATAAAAACGCTTGCCACCACAACACTTCTTCTAGGCACTTCATTGTTGTACTTTTTCGTAAAAAAGACTCGGCcctatttgtcaggaccccgatcctgagtcacaccgatctagcatgtaacacatcatatcactttgcggcctcacgcacggtattctcacgggtgccaccttacctggcctgggaccgtttgcgccttttggctcacgtatatgatagtgccgctagcatccatatgacaaagaacccgggctgacatggctagtcgtgaacccaaagtggcactaacttacagggacaggcatacatgacccaacaacgaacgtgtcggtcatcagcgagtgaatccgggctgtagcaactgggctagcaggactccgataaaccgggctgtagcgggctaacaagactccggtattcatcgcgtgacatttccccgaagggacagacacaggaacgaagaaggacacatgccggccagcctaagtgtttcggagcagtagcaagctaccatggctaagtggaagcactaggagacatttcccagtaagagaggctactaaggataaacaactagatagtcagatcccacacataccaaacatttcaataacatacacacaatatgctcgatatgtgcaaatacaacatggcatcacaacatgactttatgactcaagtatttattcaataggctccgaggagcgagatattacaatcatgggtctcatgacccaacaatcagagcatacaagtcaaagcacatgcggaagcttaacatgtccgagtacagacatctacaaatgaaaaaggctgagaagcctgactatctaccagatcctgtcgagggcacaagatcgtagctgaggtaacaagctaaacgtcgaagtccacgcggtactactagtgagactgaagtctctctgcaaaaacataaattaagcaacgtgagtacaaatgtacccagcaagacttacatcataactaactacatatgcatcattatcaacaaaggggatggtggggtttaactgcagcaagccagctttgactcggtggctaacctgaactacgactgcaagtaactcctttgaggtggcgcacacgagtccacatattcaccatatcaatacaccactatggattcgctcccgtctccctacgagaacgccatccatagcactcacgcttatcttgcgtattttaaactatccactttcacttgtctatgaactgtacaggcaacccagaagtcttttaccgcggacacggctattcgaatagataatgttaaccctgcaggggtgtacttcttcacacacgctctcgccacttaccgccatgtacacctcgtgtatctcggcaaccttcaagcggaagcctggcgagggagtcggccacgacctgactaaccacacaagtctct is from Triticum aestivum cultivar Chinese Spring chromosome 1B, IWGSC CS RefSeq v2.1, whole genome shotgun sequence and encodes:
- the LOC123133801 gene encoding NAC domain-containing protein 48, whose protein sequence is MSGGGGGGSAATQGQQDLQLPPGFRFHPTDEELVMHYLCRRCAGLPISVPIIAEVDLYKFDPWQLPRMALYGEKEWYFFSPRDRKYPNGSRPNRSAGTGYWKATGADKPVGTPKPLAIKKALVFYAGKAPKGDKTNWIMHEYRLADVDRSARKKNSLRLDDWVLCRIYNKKGASERPSAGDRTASASPGHAAVGSPPEQKLALLRPYAPQPFSDLAAYYEVRPSDSMPRAHADSSCSEHVLTASCERPEVQSQPKISEWERTFATATPGVNPAGLMLDPAAGLPAGDPLLQDILMYWGKPF